The following proteins come from a genomic window of Pyxidicoccus sp. MSG2:
- a CDS encoding class I SAM-dependent methyltransferase, with the protein METPSLELSLSPEVHAGQSAYTWWTLRVFYDVGVLGYSNRFVWKCPTPVQLGWYDTHVSANHLDVGVGTGYYTAFCRYPSPTPRLALMDLNANSLEYAASRAARYVPETYRRNVLDPIDFDAPRFDSIGLNNLLHCLPGSMDEKAVAFDHLRPLLNPGGCVFGATLLQGDVPRSAQARMLMKTYNRRGLFSNEQDTLESLERALRQRFKESQVTLHGCMALFRAQS; encoded by the coding sequence ATGGAGACTCCCTCGCTGGAGTTGTCGCTGTCGCCCGAGGTGCATGCGGGCCAGTCCGCGTACACGTGGTGGACGTTGCGCGTCTTCTACGACGTGGGCGTGCTGGGTTACTCCAACCGCTTCGTCTGGAAATGCCCCACCCCGGTCCAGCTCGGCTGGTACGACACCCACGTCTCCGCCAACCACCTCGACGTGGGCGTGGGCACCGGCTACTACACCGCGTTCTGCCGCTATCCCTCCCCCACGCCGCGTCTGGCATTGATGGACCTCAATGCCAACAGCCTGGAGTACGCCGCCAGCCGCGCCGCGCGCTACGTGCCGGAGACGTACCGGCGCAACGTGCTCGACCCCATCGACTTCGACGCGCCCCGCTTCGACTCCATCGGCCTCAACAACCTGCTGCACTGCCTGCCCGGCTCCATGGACGAGAAGGCCGTCGCCTTCGACCACCTCCGCCCCCTGCTCAACCCGGGCGGTTGCGTCTTCGGCGCCACCCTCCTGCAGGGCGACGTGCCGCGCAGCGCCCAGGCCCGCATGCTGATGAAGACCTACAACCGCAGGGGTCTCTTCTCCAACGAGCAGGACACGCTGGAGTCACTGGAGCGCGCCCTCCGCCAGCGCTTCAAGGAGTCTCAAGTTACCCTGCACGGCTGCATGGCCCTCTTCCGGGCGCAAAGCTGA
- a CDS encoding SDR family oxidoreductase: METPSRHLFVAGATGATGRTLMRQALARGVPVIAHVRPKSAGSDLAKEWPRKAVVELSDGETLIEMMSGYTTVLQLIGTMRKRFDAGDTYETSDIGTTRQLVEAAKRAGVDHFVLLSSMGAGRPVGAYLKAKAEAERLVRDSGIPWTIVRPPAFEGEYHEPPSLLRVFSRLPLLGKLRPIHLEQLAAVLLRVSEKRGPLNAVLEGDSLWAEVKATGVKPPVTP; the protein is encoded by the coding sequence ATGGAAACGCCGTCCCGTCACCTGTTCGTCGCCGGAGCCACCGGAGCCACCGGACGCACCCTGATGCGGCAGGCGCTCGCGCGCGGCGTGCCCGTGATTGCGCACGTGCGGCCGAAGAGCGCGGGCAGTGATTTGGCGAAGGAGTGGCCGCGCAAGGCGGTGGTGGAGCTGTCCGACGGCGAGACGCTCATCGAGATGATGAGTGGCTACACCACGGTGCTGCAGCTCATCGGCACCATGCGCAAGCGCTTCGACGCGGGCGACACCTACGAGACGAGCGACATCGGCACCACGCGGCAGCTCGTGGAGGCGGCGAAGCGCGCGGGCGTGGACCACTTCGTGCTGCTCAGCAGCATGGGCGCGGGCCGGCCGGTGGGCGCGTACCTCAAGGCCAAGGCGGAGGCCGAACGGCTGGTGCGCGACAGCGGCATCCCCTGGACGATTGTGCGGCCCCCGGCCTTCGAGGGCGAGTACCACGAGCCGCCTTCCCTCCTCCGCGTCTTCTCCCGGCTGCCGCTCTTGGGGAAGCTGCGCCCCATCCACCTGGAGCAGCTCGCCGCCGTCCTCCTGCGCGTCTCGGAGAAGCGGGGGCCCCTCAACGCGGTGCTGGAGGGAGACAGCCTCTGGGCCGAGGTGAAGGCCACGGGCGTGAAGCCCCCTGTCACACCGTGA